The Coffea eugenioides isolate CCC68of chromosome 8, Ceug_1.0, whole genome shotgun sequence genome has a segment encoding these proteins:
- the LOC113780369 gene encoding uncharacterized protein LOC113780369 — translation MSSSWFTRLARVQTFYNGLTYPTKTHVDAAAGGALMGKTAEETQQLIEEMAANNYQWANERGNTRRTASMLEVDTLNMLSAKMDNVVKMLNRHIGSSSNQGVVVACCATCGGDHDDSMCSSSEQIQYLTTDQGNQQRPVNPPDFQPKQSLPESKPAWKLAIENLANVPNDKIEKLASATTQRFERIEGMMDQLTNMYRNVNVQIGQIANAVNNRNQGDSPSKTEVNPREHVKSITLRSAKEVGEPLVVENVRKHERKDNKQLSELEVNNKSIEGKDKVEGSEPQINETTQIPPPVPFPQRLKPSRNDKEFEKFVNIFKQLHINIPFVDAILQIPSYAKFLKEIMTKKRRLVDSETIALTEECSAIIQNKLPPKLKDPESFTIPCIIGNVEFSKALCDLGASVSLIPLTVARQLGLKELKYTNIFLQLADRSIRHPMGILENVFIKVQKFIIPVDFVVLDMEEDVNVPIILGRPFLATTGTIIDVKRGKFKFQIGEEELEFDLSKVEKYLSFTDHVYSIDICDELTLEMSQVNLDNDSLELCLNGVGLQEEQVE, via the exons ATGTCCTCATCATGGTTTACCAGATTGGCTAGAGTCCAAACATTTTATAATGGTCTCACCTATCCAACAAAGACGCATGTAGATGCGGCAGCGGGAGGAGCATTGATGGGAAAGACAGCTGAGGAAACTCAACAATTGATCGAAGAAATGGCTGCTAACAACTATCAATGGGCAAACGAACGAGGTAATACAAGGAGAACCGCAAGTATGCTAGAAGTAGATACCTTGAATATGTTAAGTGCAAAAATGGATAATGTGGTTAAGATGCTTAATAGGCACATTGGTTCTAGCTCTAATCAAGGAGTAGTTGTTGCATGTTGTGCTACTTGCGGTGGAGATCATGATGATTCTATGTGTTCTAGCAGCGAACAGATTCAATATCTTACAACC GATCAAGGGAACCAACAAAGACCAGTTAATCCACCGGATTTTCAACCGAAGCAATCACTTCCAGAGTCCAAACCAGCTTGGAAATTGGCAATTGAAAACCTGGCAAATGtaccaaatgataaaattgaaaagttagccAGTGCCACTACTCAACGATTTGAAAGAATTGAAGGAATGATGGACCAACTCACCAATATGTACAGGAATGTTAACGTCCAAATAGGGCAAATAGCTAATGCAGTTAACAATCGCAACCAAGGAGATTCACCTAGCAAGACTGAGGTGAACCCAAGGGAGCATGTTAAGTCCATAACCCTCCGAAGTGCTAAAGAAGTGGGTGAGCCACTTGTAGTTGAAAATGTGAGAAAACATGAAAGAAAGGATAACAAACAGTTGAGTGAGTTGGAAGTTAATAACAAGTCAATAGAAGGGAAAGACAAGGTGGAAGGAAGTGAGCCACAAATTAATGAGACAACACAAATTCCTCCACCAGTGCCATTCCCGCAAAGATTGAAGCCTTCAAGAAATGACAAAGAATTTGAGAAGTTTGTCAACATTTTCAAACAATTACatattaacattccttttgttGATGCTATTTTACAGATTCCTTCATACGCAAAGTTTCTCAAAGAGATAATGACTAAGAAAAGGAGGTTAGTAGATAGTGAGACAATTGCATTAACGGAAGAATGTAGTGCCATCATACAAAACAAATTGCCACCAAAGTTGAAAGATCCAGAGAGTTTCACAATTCCTTGCATTATTGGTAATGTAGAATTCTCTAAAGCACTTTGTGATCTTGGTGCGAGTGTGTCATTGATCCCTTTAACTGTGGCGAGGCAATTGGGgttgaaagaattaaaatatACTAACATTTTTTTACAATTGGCTGACAGGTCTATTAGACATCCAATGGGCATTTTGGAGAATGTGTTTATTAAAGTACAGAAATTCATTATTCCtgttgattttgttgttttagataTGGAGGAAGATGTCAATGTACCTATTATACTTGGTAGACCATTTCTGGCCACTACAGGTACAATAATAGATGTTAAACGTGGTAAGTTCAAGTTCCAAATTGGTGAAGAGGAACTGGAGTTTGATCTAAGTAAAGTGGAGAAGTATCTCTCTTTTACCGACCATGTTTATTCTATTGACATATGTGATGAATTGACATTAGAGATGAGTCAAGTTAATCTTGATAATGATTCTCTTGAACTTTGTCTTAATGGTGTAGGCTTACAAGAGGAACAAGTTGAATAA